Within Dysgonomonas sp. HDW5A, the genomic segment ATGAATTGGCTTTGATGCCATACCTTCGTCCGGATGCAAAATCACAGGTTACCATTGAATATGACGATAACGGAACACCTTTGCGTATAGATACTATTGTTATCTCTACTCAGCACGATGATTTTGGCAGTGATCAGGAAATGCAGGATTTGATTCGTAAGGATGTGATCAACATATTAATTCCCCGAGTTAAAGAAAAATATAAATTCCGTGAAGATATAATCAGTCTTTTTGATGAAAATATTACCTATCACGTAAATCCTACAGGTAAATTTGTAATTGGAGGCCCTCATGGCGATACCGGATTAACAGGTCGTAAGATTATTGTTGATACCTACGGAGGTAAAGGTGCTCACGGAGGAGGGGCATTTTCAGGAAAAGATCCATCGAAAGTAGACCGTTCGGCTGCTTATGCTAGTCGCCACATCGCTAAAAACTTGGTCGCAGCAGGTGTTGCTTCAGAAGTATTGGTTCAGGTGTCTTATGCTATTGGAGTAGCTAAGCCTATGAATATATATGTAAATACTTATGGAAAAGCCAATGTTAAGCTTTCGGATGGTGAAATAGCTAAGATTGTAGATCAATTGTTTGATATGAGGCCTAAAGCTATAGAAGATCGTTTGAAGCTTAGAAATCCTATCTATTCTGAAACTGCTGCATATGGTCATATGGGACGTGAACCTCAAGTGGTAACTAAAACGTTCAAATCAAGATATAATCCTGAGCCAATGGAAAAAGAAGTTGAATTATTTACCTGGGAAAAACTTGATTCAGTAGATCTTATTAAAAAGGCTTTTAAACTGTAATATCTACAGCGAAATAAGATGATCGAAGCCTTTAGGCAACTTTAGGTCTTAATAATAGTAAAAATGTAATGCATCCTTGATGATTTTATCTCAAGGATGCATTGTTATAACTATCTTTGTGGCGAATTTAAAATTTGATACGATTGGATCCTGAGTTAGCAACATATTATGTGATAGATAGCTTAAAGATTGTAGAAGCCAAAAAGGATTCTGCAATCCATCAGTCGCTATTCGGATTCGAAAAAGATACGAGTCTTTTTTTCTCAAAGACTCATGTAGAGGCTCGTCAGAAATTGACAACAGAGCGCCTTCAATTAAACAATGGCCATGCAGGTGTAAGCAAGGTATTTACTTTAGAACAAGATGATGGAGTACTAGCTCTTTTGGTGCTTTGCTTTCTTTTATTTACACGTATATTTAAAGGTGGCTTTACTTTTTTTAAAGAAAATAGCCGATTGTTATTCTCTACGCGTGAAAATCTGAATTTATTTAGTGAAACTACAGTGACTGAGTTCTGGTTTAATTTCATTCTTATTTTTCAGACAATATTACTTTCATCTATTATTCTATTTGATACTTTTTTGGAATCGGATGAGTATAAACTGCCACAGCACAGCTTTTATACTATTGTTCTGTTTATGTTAACTATATTTGCATTTCT encodes:
- the metK gene encoding methionine adenosyltransferase, encoding MSYLFTSESVSEGHPDKVADQISDALLDEFLAYDPNSKVACETLVTTGQVVLAGEVKSKAYVDVPEIARHVIERIGYTKSEYQFEAKSCGVLSAIHEQSDDINRGVDKKADPMDQGAGDQGMMFGYATNETDNYMPLALDLSHALLLELAAIRKNELALMPYLRPDAKSQVTIEYDDNGTPLRIDTIVISTQHDDFGSDQEMQDLIRKDVINILIPRVKEKYKFREDIISLFDENITYHVNPTGKFVIGGPHGDTGLTGRKIIVDTYGGKGAHGGGAFSGKDPSKVDRSAAYASRHIAKNLVAAGVASEVLVQVSYAIGVAKPMNIYVNTYGKANVKLSDGEIAKIVDQLFDMRPKAIEDRLKLRNPIYSETAAYGHMGREPQVVTKTFKSRYNPEPMEKEVELFTWEKLDSVDLIKKAFKL
- a CDS encoding DUF4271 domain-containing protein; amino-acid sequence: MIRLDPELATYYVIDSLKIVEAKKDSAIHQSLFGFEKDTSLFFSKTHVEARQKLTTERLQLNNGHAGVSKVFTLEQDDGVLALLVLCFLLFTRIFKGGFTFFKENSRLLFSTRENLNLFSETTVTEFWFNFILIFQTILLSSIILFDTFLESDEYKLPQHSFYTIVLFMLTIFAFLLFKYLLYKILGYLFNSQDQVKIWLRSCTIVLSMIGIIAFVPTLMMVYSQSFHNYLLIFFLILFIISQLILFYRIITFFLREDVNFFFLIAYLCGVEIIPYIILYQVLVYLYKVDLIGLLWL